Proteins from a single region of Chengkuizengella sediminis:
- a CDS encoding FAD-binding oxidoreductase has product MNLYQDLYQIFKNENNVSQELNILLDHSKDHSSYHPSHLPEVVVFPENKADVIKILNYANENKIPVVPFGLGTSVEGQVIPIKGGISMNMTRMNKIIEIQPDNFLVKVEPGVTRVQLNDYLKEHHLHFPIDPAIDASIGGMVSTNASGTNSVRYGAMKDQVLGMQIILANGEELNVGGQYLKSSSGYNLTNLFVGSEATLGVFTEITLRVYSIPKYKLTAMVEFTDLISASNAVLKMKKRDLSIEKVELIDERTIEAINRYKSRSFSIAPFLFLELGGNEVIVHHDYELAKEALIEEGCINIQLATNDLDRENLWEIRHEVAFAIKSMNPEKKLMTTDVCVPLNAMPNAINETRKMMDNSKIECAILGHVGDGNFHAVFSVDPENKSEVGLYKKINEQIVDYALKNGGTCSGEHGIGLGKIDYMYKQHGNSVSYMRQIKSLFDPNNIMNPSKIFKK; this is encoded by the coding sequence ATGAACTTATATCAAGATCTATATCAAATTTTTAAAAATGAAAATAATGTTAGTCAAGAGTTAAATATTCTATTGGATCATAGCAAGGATCACTCATCATATCATCCTTCTCATTTACCAGAGGTTGTAGTATTTCCAGAAAACAAGGCCGATGTTATAAAAATATTAAACTATGCAAATGAAAACAAAATACCTGTTGTCCCTTTTGGTTTGGGTACCAGTGTAGAAGGTCAGGTTATTCCTATAAAAGGGGGAATTTCTATGAATATGACAAGAATGAATAAAATCATTGAAATACAACCTGATAATTTTCTTGTCAAAGTTGAACCTGGGGTAACTAGAGTTCAATTAAATGACTATTTAAAAGAACATCATTTACATTTTCCAATAGATCCAGCAATTGATGCTTCCATTGGTGGAATGGTCTCCACTAATGCAAGTGGTACAAATAGTGTCAGGTATGGAGCTATGAAAGATCAAGTATTAGGAATGCAAATTATTTTAGCAAATGGTGAAGAGTTGAACGTAGGGGGGCAATATCTTAAATCTTCTTCTGGATATAATCTAACAAATCTATTTGTAGGTTCTGAAGCTACGCTGGGGGTTTTCACTGAGATCACTTTACGTGTTTATAGTATTCCTAAATATAAGCTAACAGCAATGGTAGAGTTTACAGATTTGATTTCAGCATCGAATGCAGTATTGAAAATGAAAAAAAGAGATTTATCGATTGAAAAGGTTGAATTAATAGATGAAAGGACGATTGAAGCGATCAATCGATATAAATCAAGAAGTTTTTCAATTGCCCCCTTTTTATTTCTGGAGTTGGGTGGAAACGAAGTCATAGTTCATCATGATTATGAGCTTGCCAAAGAGGCTTTGATTGAAGAAGGTTGTATAAATATTCAATTAGCTACTAATGACTTAGACAGGGAGAATTTATGGGAGATTAGGCACGAAGTAGCCTTTGCAATCAAATCAATGAATCCTGAAAAAAAACTGATGACAACAGATGTATGTGTACCTTTAAATGCTATGCCAAATGCAATTAATGAAACAAGAAAGATGATGGATAATTCTAAGATTGAATGTGCGATCTTAGGTCATGTGGGTGACGGGAACTTTCATGCCGTTTTTTCAGTAGATCCAGAAAATAAGTCTGAAGTAGGTCTCTATAAAAAAATAAATGAACAAATTGTTGATTATGCATTGAAAAATGGAGGGACTTGTAGTGGAGAACATGGTATTGGCCTTGGGAAGATTGATTATATGTACAAACAACATGGAAATTCAGTATCATACATGAGACAAATAAAATCACTTTTTGATCCTAATAATATTATGAATCCTAGTAAGATTTTTAAAAAATAA
- the hppD gene encoding 4-hydroxyphenylpyruvate dioxygenase, with amino-acid sequence MRENMISIINKPNKQEIEDIDYIELYVGNAKQSAYYYCRILGLKIVAYSGLETGDRDRTSYVLKKGNTCIVVSSSHSNEHPISQFVNKRGDGIKDVAFRVNDVDEIYENAVANGAISIQPPYEESDKYGIVKKAIVGTLGDLTHTIVEKKDYRGVFFPGYKSINNGSFPEHNGITCIDHLAICVDNMPAWVSFYDNVFGFKLLKAFKKDEVSSSNSALMTKVMQNGTERVKLPIVEPAEGDKKSQIEEFLEYNKGPGIQHIALLTDDILETVKTMNENGIDFLYTPETYYQMLPKRVGKIDESIEELQKHKILVDKDDEGYLLQIFAQPIQDRPTLFFEVIQRKGSRGFGNGNIKALFEAVEREQEKRGNL; translated from the coding sequence ATGAGAGAAAATATGATATCAATTATAAATAAGCCCAATAAACAAGAGATAGAAGATATTGATTATATAGAGCTTTATGTAGGTAATGCAAAACAATCTGCGTATTATTATTGTAGAATTTTAGGTTTGAAAATCGTAGCATATAGTGGTTTAGAAACAGGGGATCGTGATCGTACTTCCTATGTACTAAAAAAAGGAAATACTTGCATTGTAGTAAGTAGCTCTCATTCTAATGAACATCCTATTTCACAATTTGTTAATAAAAGAGGAGATGGAATAAAAGATGTCGCATTTCGTGTAAATGATGTAGATGAAATATATGAAAATGCAGTGGCTAATGGAGCAATAAGTATTCAACCCCCTTATGAAGAAAGCGATAAATATGGCATTGTAAAAAAAGCGATTGTTGGAACTTTGGGTGATCTTACTCATACAATTGTAGAAAAAAAAGATTATAGAGGAGTATTTTTCCCAGGTTATAAATCAATAAACAATGGTAGCTTCCCAGAGCATAATGGTATCACTTGCATTGACCATCTAGCCATCTGTGTAGATAACATGCCTGCGTGGGTAAGTTTTTATGATAATGTCTTTGGTTTTAAACTACTTAAAGCATTTAAAAAAGATGAAGTTAGTTCCTCGAATTCTGCACTGATGACAAAAGTGATGCAGAATGGAACGGAACGGGTTAAACTCCCGATTGTTGAGCCAGCAGAAGGAGACAAAAAATCTCAAATAGAAGAATTTTTAGAATACAATAAAGGTCCTGGTATCCAACATATTGCTTTACTTACAGATGATATTCTGGAAACGGTTAAAACAATGAATGAAAATGGGATAGATTTTCTATATACACCTGAAACTTATTATCAAATGCTACCAAAACGAGTTGGAAAAATTGATGAATCCATAGAGGAATTACAAAAACATAAAATTTTAGTGGATAAAGATGATGAAGGATATCTGCTTCAAATTTTTGCACAACCTATACAAGATAGACCTACATTATTTTTTGAAGTCATTCAACGTAAAGGCTCACGTGGATTTGGCAATGGGAATATAAAAGCACTTTTTGAAGCAGTAGAGAGAGAACAAGAAAAACGAGGCAATTTATAA